A window of Haliscomenobacter hydrossis DSM 1100 contains these coding sequences:
- a CDS encoding SusC/RagA family TonB-linked outer membrane protein, producing MLFLWGISTLSGQTTATLQLSGKVVDAANQEALIGVNIQVKGTQTGAVTDVAGTFSLEATKGSTLIFSFLGYTTIERTVQDATPLLIQLETEAQLLQDMVVVGYKREFRSDVASAISSVKAKDIAKLPVLGLDQALQGQVAGVQVTQATGAPGDDISIRIRGVNTLGNNNPLFIIDGVPTTGSINMFSTNDIESIEVLKDGAAAAIYGARAANGVVLITTKKGKSGKPSFSFDMYQGLQQATNLPELLNSAEYLTIRNEAIQNANALRDPRRQLTGYDPQILDTLPDNNWLDKVFSTAPMSRYYLSATGGGPNGSYYLMGEYLDQQGIYTGQGFKKYSVRMNSEIGNSWLKLGNNLSFSISDRKLIGSSGDGGGPGNELSGIRYALIAAPVFRVAREDGTYYKTSSELGDPTLYGDGNANPLAFNEATDWNIKRYRVFGNVFAELQPLKNLHFRTNLGGDFLFTNEKLFKERLSPAIYSPTSLNESRVFEQNLVWNNSLDYNLKTGQHKASILLGMEAIVNRTNYLGASANNFSRTDPLFRNINNSVPQVLTNLGASGISTEWSLYSFFGQANYSYAGRYVLNASLRRDGSSRFGEGNRYGYFPSLSAAWNVSNEAFFSSSKLISGLKIRASYGELGNQEIGLYPYSSLVQTGQRVYSFGGEAATGARLVETGNSKIKWETTAQFNLGLDLSLWKDRLNFTVDVYKKITSDIIVRVPVPQAGGGSNPPYVNAGEVENKGVDLNLNYRARFKDGNYGITGNLSLVRNEVLSVADSEPILGGFGLSDGPITKTEPGYPIGSFFLYQMQGIFQTQEEIAASPFQTVDTRPGDVKFADLNQDGTINDKDRTHLGSPFPNFIYGLNLNLQYKSFDLSLLAQGVQGNDVYFLYGNFAYETQSRGFNAYREILDRWTPTNTDTNIPKVSVDDRNGNRRISTRFLEDGSYLRIKNITLGYDLKKSLNWPGIGAARLYLSAQNALTITRYSGLDPEIQANTNDTRGYNVSSDLAVGIDWGTVPAPRTFILGFHLDF from the coding sequence ATGCTGTTTTTATGGGGAATCAGTACCTTATCCGGGCAGACTACGGCTACACTTCAACTAAGCGGAAAAGTGGTAGATGCCGCCAATCAGGAAGCCTTGATTGGGGTAAACATCCAAGTTAAGGGAACGCAGACTGGCGCAGTCACCGATGTAGCCGGAACCTTTAGCCTGGAAGCGACCAAAGGAAGTACCCTCATCTTTAGCTTTTTAGGCTATACCACTATTGAGCGTACCGTTCAGGATGCTACCCCGCTGCTGATTCAACTGGAAACCGAAGCCCAACTCTTGCAAGACATGGTGGTGGTGGGGTACAAACGTGAGTTTCGTTCCGATGTAGCCTCGGCCATCAGTTCCGTAAAAGCCAAAGACATTGCCAAACTCCCGGTTTTGGGACTCGACCAGGCGCTGCAAGGCCAGGTGGCCGGGGTACAAGTCACCCAGGCTACGGGCGCACCGGGTGATGACATTTCAATTCGCATCCGTGGGGTCAACACCCTTGGCAACAACAACCCCTTGTTCATCATCGATGGGGTGCCTACCACGGGCAGCATCAACATGTTTTCTACCAACGACATCGAATCCATTGAAGTGCTCAAAGATGGCGCCGCTGCCGCCATTTACGGTGCCCGGGCGGCCAATGGGGTGGTGTTGATCACCACCAAAAAGGGAAAGTCGGGCAAACCATCCTTTTCTTTTGACATGTACCAGGGGCTGCAACAAGCCACTAACCTGCCCGAATTGCTGAATTCCGCGGAATACCTTACGATCCGTAATGAAGCCATTCAAAATGCCAACGCCTTGCGCGATCCGCGCCGACAACTGACGGGCTACGATCCCCAAATTCTGGATACATTGCCCGACAACAACTGGCTGGACAAGGTCTTCAGCACCGCGCCCATGAGCCGCTATTACTTGAGTGCTACCGGAGGTGGCCCCAACGGATCGTATTATTTGATGGGTGAATACCTAGACCAGCAAGGTATTTATACCGGACAAGGTTTCAAAAAATATTCGGTCAGGATGAACAGTGAGATTGGCAATTCCTGGTTAAAACTGGGCAACAACCTGTCTTTTTCTATTTCTGACCGCAAGTTGATCGGTAGTTCCGGCGATGGGGGAGGCCCCGGAAATGAGTTGAGCGGCATCCGTTACGCCTTGATTGCCGCGCCAGTCTTTCGCGTTGCGCGGGAGGATGGGACGTATTACAAAACCAGTTCAGAATTGGGTGATCCCACATTATACGGCGACGGCAACGCCAATCCACTGGCTTTTAATGAGGCGACCGATTGGAACATCAAACGGTACCGGGTTTTTGGCAATGTTTTTGCGGAATTACAACCCCTCAAAAACCTGCATTTCCGCACCAACCTGGGCGGCGATTTTTTGTTTACCAACGAAAAACTATTCAAAGAAAGGTTGTCGCCAGCCATTTATTCTCCTACCTCGCTCAATGAGTCGCGGGTTTTTGAGCAAAACCTCGTCTGGAACAACTCCCTCGATTATAACCTGAAGACTGGCCAACACAAAGCCTCCATTTTGCTGGGCATGGAAGCCATCGTCAACCGCACCAATTACCTCGGCGCTTCGGCCAACAATTTTTCGCGCACCGATCCACTTTTCCGCAACATCAACAACTCCGTGCCGCAAGTCCTGACCAATCTTGGTGCCTCGGGCATCAGCACCGAATGGAGTCTCTATTCCTTTTTTGGCCAGGCCAATTACAGTTATGCGGGCCGTTATGTATTGAATGCTTCACTGCGGCGCGACGGCTCTTCGCGTTTTGGAGAAGGCAACCGTTATGGGTATTTTCCTTCTTTGTCTGCCGCCTGGAATGTGTCTAATGAGGCTTTTTTCTCCTCCAGTAAACTGATTTCTGGTTTAAAAATACGGGCTTCATACGGCGAACTGGGAAACCAGGAAATTGGCCTTTATCCTTATAGTTCCCTGGTGCAAACGGGGCAACGGGTGTACTCTTTTGGCGGAGAAGCGGCCACGGGAGCGCGCCTGGTTGAAACGGGCAACAGCAAAATCAAGTGGGAAACCACCGCGCAATTCAATCTGGGACTCGATCTGAGTTTGTGGAAAGATCGCCTCAATTTTACGGTAGATGTGTACAAAAAAATCACCAGCGACATCATCGTGCGGGTCCCTGTTCCGCAGGCTGGTGGCGGCTCGAATCCTCCTTATGTCAATGCCGGAGAAGTAGAAAACAAGGGCGTCGACCTGAACCTCAATTACCGGGCGCGTTTCAAAGACGGGAACTACGGCATCACAGGGAACCTGTCCCTGGTGCGCAACGAGGTGCTCTCCGTGGCCGATTCTGAACCCATTTTGGGTGGATTTGGCCTGTCCGATGGCCCCATTACCAAAACCGAACCGGGTTACCCGATTGGCTCATTTTTTCTCTACCAAATGCAGGGCATCTTCCAAACCCAGGAGGAAATCGCCGCCAGTCCCTTTCAAACCGTGGATACCCGGCCCGGCGATGTCAAATTCGCAGACCTGAATCAGGATGGCACCATCAACGACAAAGACCGTACCCATCTGGGTAGCCCTTTCCCCAATTTCATTTATGGCCTCAACCTCAATCTGCAATACAAGAGTTTTGACCTGTCTCTTTTGGCCCAGGGCGTCCAGGGCAACGATGTGTATTTCCTTTATGGGAATTTTGCTTACGAAACCCAATCCAGAGGATTCAACGCTTACCGCGAGATTTTAGACCGCTGGACGCCTACCAACACGGATACGAACATCCCCAAAGTGAGCGTGGACGACCGGAATGGCAATCGCCGCATTTCTACCCGCTTTTTGGAAGACGGCTCGTACCTGCGGATCAAAAACATCACCCTGGGTTATGATTTGAAAAAAAGCCTGAACTGGCCGGGTATTGGAGCAGCTCGATTGTACCTGAGTGCCCAAAATGCCCTGACCATCACCCGATACAGCGGCCTGGACCCAGAAATTCAGGCCAATACCAACGATACCCGAGGCTACAACGTGTCCTCCGATCTTGCCGTAGGCATCGATTGGGGAACCGTGCCCGCCCCACGTACTTTCATCCTGGGATTTCACCTGGATTTTTGA
- a CDS encoding RagB/SusD family nutrient uptake outer membrane protein — translation MRFWKQLFGPCLFFVCSACADILDKEPIGILDTSSYFKTAQDAEQAVNAAYNALLFNNENNNFYWGLGVIASDEAVVGGDGSRPGLTEFDFLTHTPRTQELNDLWKLNYNGITQCNTVLDKVPLIEMDAAVKSRIVAEAQFLRAYYYFILTQVFGDVPLITRLLPPAELKIPRTPLREVQAQILMDCENAALVLPLSYPATSLGRATKGAALALAAKTKIYQKDWAGALDYIQKIKALGIYKLMPDFRDNFRKNTQNNSESVWEIQHSNLQLGVGNSLNQWWASKKYGGGYGFAEVTKELVDAFETGDPRLKFTVARNRDDYFGVTYFASFSSTQYSPLKYLQSDQEATQKADGDINYTAIRYAEVLLWEAEAQAELNNIPAAKIPLEELRARARAQSTTPATALPPVSATDKAALLTAIRHERQVELAFEMHRFFDIVRWGLAPQYLSNFKVGKHELWPLPQTELDLNPFLVQNPGY, via the coding sequence ATGAGATTTTGGAAACAATTGTTTGGCCCGTGTTTGTTTTTCGTTTGTTCTGCTTGCGCAGATATCCTGGACAAAGAACCCATCGGTATTTTGGACACTAGCTCTTATTTCAAGACGGCCCAGGATGCTGAACAAGCCGTGAATGCGGCCTACAATGCCCTGCTGTTCAACAACGAGAACAACAATTTTTACTGGGGCCTGGGCGTCATCGCCTCCGATGAAGCGGTGGTAGGTGGCGATGGCTCGCGGCCTGGATTGACTGAATTTGACTTTTTGACCCATACGCCGCGTACGCAGGAACTCAACGATTTGTGGAAACTCAACTACAACGGCATCACCCAATGCAATACCGTACTGGACAAAGTTCCGCTTATCGAGATGGATGCCGCCGTAAAAAGCCGTATTGTAGCCGAAGCCCAGTTTTTACGGGCCTACTATTATTTCATCCTGACCCAGGTTTTTGGCGATGTGCCGCTGATCACCAGATTACTGCCGCCTGCTGAACTCAAAATTCCCCGTACCCCTTTGCGCGAAGTGCAAGCCCAAATTCTTATGGACTGCGAAAATGCGGCCCTGGTATTGCCGCTGAGTTATCCGGCCACTTCGTTGGGGCGGGCGACCAAAGGAGCGGCGCTGGCTTTGGCCGCGAAAACCAAAATCTATCAGAAAGACTGGGCGGGTGCTTTGGACTACATCCAAAAAATCAAAGCACTTGGAATCTACAAACTGATGCCTGATTTCCGGGACAACTTCCGCAAGAACACCCAAAACAACAGCGAATCGGTGTGGGAAATCCAGCACAGCAACCTGCAACTGGGCGTAGGCAATTCCCTTAACCAGTGGTGGGCTTCCAAAAAATACGGCGGCGGTTACGGCTTTGCCGAGGTGACCAAAGAATTGGTGGACGCTTTTGAAACGGGCGATCCCCGGCTCAAATTCACGGTGGCCCGCAACCGCGATGACTATTTTGGGGTGACCTACTTTGCTTCATTTTCTTCCACCCAATACAGTCCGCTCAAGTACCTGCAATCGGACCAGGAAGCGACCCAAAAAGCGGATGGCGACATCAATTATACGGCGATTCGCTATGCAGAAGTCCTGCTCTGGGAAGCCGAAGCCCAAGCTGAACTCAACAACATTCCCGCAGCAAAAATCCCGCTGGAGGAACTGAGGGCACGAGCCAGGGCGCAATCTACCACTCCGGCAACGGCACTGCCTCCTGTAAGTGCCACGGACAAGGCTGCGCTGCTGACCGCTATCCGCCATGAGCGTCAGGTGGAACTGGCCTTCGAAATGCACCGCTTCTTCGACATTGTACGCTGGGGCCTTGCCCCTCAATACTTGTCCAACTTTAAGGTGGGCAAACACGAGTTGTGGCCATTGCCCCAAACGGAGCTGGATTTGAATCCTTTTTTGGTGCAAAATCCCGGGTATTAA
- a CDS encoding LamG-like jellyroll fold domain-containing protein, whose protein sequence is MPNQPAPFNIRNWVQVAEKYDSFVYDVTKTGTYLPLVFFKNAGINYPASPVFGLSTYVGSNPPPGNEAINVLPSLVGASLLGIDKQKQFGRNWLLQSQDFFNKANGENLYLNNTSTRSGQDWWYDMMPNVYFYQLTDLYPQGFGESKLQFTRIADRLLEATQKMGGSSAPWTSAYLNYRAWNFAQMKPLVTGVKEPEAAGAFAWILYHAYQKTGDKKYLRGAEWCMEFLNAWPDNPSYELQLPYGTYIAAKMNAELNTRYDIEKMLNWSFNRGALRGWGTIVGKWGGFEVSGLVGEANDAGNDYAFQLNGIQQAAALVPMLRYDKRFARAIGKWMLNLSNANRLFYPGFLPNSLQDASDWSNQYDPERVIGYEALREKLNGKAPVSTGDALAGKWAATNLSLYSTGSIGYLGAIVKKTNVEKILCLDLLKTDFFREEAYPSYLLFNSYATVQGVELDLGNAPLDLYNTLQETFVQTNVQGKVTVSIPPNEAVLLVLTPAGGKATYHENKFLVDGVVVDYQQTKIKLNARPRIQGIGLKEDTLMINDGVSVFGQALDPEGSSLEYRWSVSKGELSGTGKEVQLKAPAEPGQIELKLIVQDPEGLSDTATLLLNVVAAINRAPVILAIEKSASYVLPNGELTLVVQATDANQDALVYTWTATGGTLQATGAQLNWRAPAIEGVYTISVEVKDPSGLKVNASTKVWVRNFAPSSGELVAFYPFQGDARDQGPNHLDGQVMRARISSDRKGLSSEAFSFDGNSQHILVPNHPLLNFDQAITLSTWFKINAVPDRESFLLSHGSWQQRWKLSLTPSRQLRWTVNSLNGIKDLDSATELLPGTYHQVTATYDGSYMALYLDGELETVVPFTGKIRTSVLPMLFGQMWPDDAQYNFAGVLDEVRIYNHALPPDKVKILYTNNTTTQTKQALIASEPLQVMPNPFVHSIQIVDADWKKQRGTLQLYQIDGKMIKAWSLETVANGSLDLSYLPAGAYWLKLFSNGRVKAQLIVKQP, encoded by the coding sequence ATGCCCAACCAACCCGCCCCATTCAACATCCGCAACTGGGTGCAGGTGGCGGAGAAATACGATTCCTTTGTGTACGATGTGACCAAAACCGGAACCTACCTCCCACTGGTTTTTTTTAAAAATGCTGGAATAAACTATCCTGCATCACCCGTTTTTGGCCTGTCGACTTATGTAGGGTCAAATCCTCCTCCCGGCAATGAAGCCATCAACGTACTGCCTTCGCTGGTAGGTGCCAGTTTGCTGGGCATTGACAAACAAAAGCAGTTTGGCCGCAACTGGCTGTTGCAGTCCCAGGATTTTTTCAACAAAGCCAATGGCGAAAACCTCTACCTCAACAATACCAGTACCCGCAGTGGCCAGGATTGGTGGTACGATATGATGCCCAATGTCTATTTTTATCAACTGACCGACCTTTACCCGCAAGGGTTTGGAGAATCGAAACTTCAGTTTACCCGCATTGCTGATCGACTCCTGGAAGCTACCCAAAAAATGGGCGGCAGCAGCGCTCCCTGGACCAGCGCTTACCTGAATTACCGCGCCTGGAATTTTGCACAGATGAAACCCCTGGTCACGGGCGTCAAAGAACCCGAAGCCGCCGGGGCTTTTGCCTGGATTTTGTACCATGCCTACCAAAAAACGGGGGATAAAAAATACCTCCGGGGGGCAGAGTGGTGTATGGAATTCCTCAATGCCTGGCCCGATAACCCTTCCTACGAACTCCAACTGCCCTATGGAACTTACATAGCTGCCAAAATGAATGCCGAGCTCAATACCCGGTACGACATCGAAAAAATGCTGAATTGGTCCTTCAATCGTGGGGCTTTGCGGGGTTGGGGCACCATCGTCGGTAAGTGGGGCGGCTTCGAGGTATCTGGACTGGTCGGAGAAGCCAACGACGCGGGCAATGATTACGCGTTTCAACTCAATGGCATCCAACAAGCCGCAGCGCTGGTGCCGATGTTGCGCTACGACAAACGTTTCGCCCGGGCCATTGGTAAATGGATGCTCAATCTGAGCAACGCCAATCGTTTGTTTTACCCCGGTTTTTTACCCAATTCACTGCAAGACGCTTCGGACTGGTCCAATCAATACGACCCCGAGCGGGTGATCGGTTATGAAGCGTTGCGGGAAAAATTGAATGGGAAAGCACCGGTTTCGACCGGAGATGCCCTGGCCGGCAAATGGGCGGCAACCAACCTCTCCTTGTACAGCACGGGTTCAATTGGCTATTTGGGTGCCATTGTTAAAAAGACCAATGTTGAAAAAATCCTTTGTTTGGACCTCTTAAAGACCGACTTTTTCCGCGAAGAAGCTTATCCCAGCTATTTGTTGTTCAATTCGTATGCCACGGTTCAAGGCGTAGAACTGGATTTGGGCAATGCTCCGCTAGATCTGTACAATACCCTGCAAGAAACTTTTGTACAAACCAATGTGCAGGGTAAAGTCACCGTCTCGATTCCGCCCAATGAAGCGGTCTTGTTGGTGCTTACCCCCGCTGGTGGAAAGGCAACTTATCACGAAAATAAATTCCTGGTGGATGGGGTAGTGGTGGACTACCAGCAAACCAAAATAAAGTTGAATGCCCGGCCTCGCATTCAGGGAATTGGCCTCAAAGAGGATACCCTGATGATCAATGACGGCGTCAGCGTTTTTGGCCAAGCGCTCGATCCTGAAGGCAGTAGCCTGGAGTACCGTTGGTCGGTCAGCAAGGGTGAACTTTCCGGTACGGGCAAAGAAGTACAGCTAAAAGCCCCTGCCGAGCCGGGGCAAATCGAACTCAAACTGATTGTACAAGACCCAGAAGGACTGTCTGATACCGCTACCTTGCTCCTTAACGTAGTTGCAGCCATCAACCGCGCGCCCGTTATTTTGGCCATTGAAAAATCGGCGAGTTACGTGCTGCCAAATGGCGAGTTGACGCTTGTCGTTCAGGCCACCGATGCCAATCAGGATGCTTTGGTCTATACCTGGACGGCAACAGGCGGAACGCTACAAGCTACTGGTGCTCAATTGAATTGGCGTGCGCCAGCCATCGAAGGCGTCTATACCATCAGTGTAGAAGTTAAAGACCCGAGTGGATTAAAAGTAAATGCAAGTACAAAAGTCTGGGTGCGCAACTTTGCCCCCTCCAGCGGAGAACTGGTGGCTTTTTACCCTTTCCAGGGCGATGCCCGCGACCAGGGGCCCAACCATTTGGATGGCCAGGTGATGCGGGCCCGCATCAGTTCCGACCGCAAGGGTCTCTCTTCCGAAGCCTTTTCTTTTGATGGAAATAGCCAACACATCCTGGTGCCCAATCACCCGCTGCTCAATTTTGACCAGGCGATTACCCTGAGTACCTGGTTCAAAATCAATGCCGTGCCCGATCGGGAAAGTTTCCTCTTGTCGCACGGCAGTTGGCAACAACGTTGGAAATTGTCACTTACGCCAAGCCGTCAACTGCGCTGGACGGTCAATAGCCTCAACGGCATCAAAGACCTGGATTCGGCTACCGAGCTACTTCCCGGCACTTACCACCAAGTTACTGCAACTTACGATGGCAGCTATATGGCGCTTTACCTGGATGGCGAGCTGGAAACGGTGGTGCCTTTTACTGGAAAAATCAGGACAAGCGTGCTGCCAATGCTGTTTGGGCAAATGTGGCCTGATGATGCTCAATACAACTTCGCCGGGGTGCTGGACGAAGTTCGGATTTACAACCATGCACTTCCTCCCGATAAAGTAAAAATACTGTACACGAACAACACGACAACGCAAACAAAACAGGCTTTAATCGCCAGCGAGCCTTTGCAGGTAATGCCCAATCCTTTCGTTCATTCCATCCAAATTGTAGATGCAGATTGGAAAAAACAGCGTGGAACACTCCAACTCTACCAAATCGATGGAAAAATGATCAAGGCTTGGTCACTGGAAACCGTGGCCAATGGGTCACTGGATTTGTCCTACCTGCCTGCGGGTGCGTATTGGTTAAAACTGTTCTCGAATGGGCGGGTAAAAGCCCAATTAATTGTAAAACAACCATAA